The genomic stretch GGCGATAAATCCTTTTATCAGGCACCGGACTACCATTACCAGAATAACGGCACCGAACACATAGTCCAAAACCCCCGGATTCATCGGTCAGGAACCGCAATCCTGTAAAAACTCGTGAATCAGGTCCCCACAGGCCTGAACGCCAGTATTTCCCGTTATCTTTTGTGCGGCTTCTCCCATACGCAGGCGGGTCTCCCGGGAGGCGACCAGATCAAGGACCGCGGCTCTAAGAGCCGCAGGCGCAGCATTTTCATCGGATAAAACAAGAGCTGCGCCGGCATCTTCAAAGTACCTGCTGTTACGCAGCTGATCTCCACGGCTGCCTTCGGTTCCCAGGGGAATAAGAACCATTGCCTTACCAAGGGTCCCGCATTCCCACAGGGTCCCCGCTCCTGCACGGGTTATTACAATATCCGCCGCCGCCAAAACGTGGGGCATTTCGTTGTGGATATATTCCCGCCGGACATAACCCGGACGGGGATTATCGCTGCCGTTTCCTCCACCGGTCTGGTGCAGGACCTCCGCATGGGGCAGTATATCGTCTATTACTTCGGCCATAAGCTGGTTTATCTGCCGCGCCCCAAGGCTGCCGCCGATAACAAATACCAGGGGTTTTTCTCCAGGAAGGCCGAAAACCCGGCGTCCGGCGTCCCTATTCCCGGTCAGGACAGCAGGGCGAATTGGATTTCCCGTAACAACAATTTTATGTGCCGCGGAGGATGGAAAAAACTTCATGGTTTCCTTGTAGGAGACACATACCCGGTCAGCAAAACGGGCATTGATTCGGGTTGCCAGTCCCGGATCCAGATCGGATTCATGGGTAATAACCGGTATCCGGCAAATCCGGGCGGCAATTACCGGAGGAACCGAGACGTAGCCGCCTTTTGAAAAAAGCAGAGCCGGCCTTCGTTTAAGCATAAAGACAAGTGACTTTATAAGAGCAAGGAAGATTAAAAACAGGTCTGTCACGTTCCTGAGGGAGAAATACCGCCGGAACTTGCCGGAAGGAACGGCAAAGAAAGAAATATCATGCTTTGCAAGGATATCCCGTTCCATCCCCTTGTTAGAACCAATCCAGCAGATTTCTTCGGAAGAGACCTTTCTCTCGCTTACCAGCCCCTCAATAATTGCCAAACCGGGATACACGTGTCCTCCCGTTCCTCCACCGGTAAAAACAAGCAGTTTTCGTGACCTTGTACTCATGCGGTATCTCTTCTCCGTAAGCGAGATTACCACAGCCTTTGCCGCTTATGCAACGAAAAGGCCCTTTATGCAAAAAACAGGAAAAGAATCATTTTAACCTGTTCCTAACACATCTTTCATACAGTTCTTATCTGCAAATTTTATCTCTTAATCATCATTCAGATCCTATGGAGGAATAAATGAAAAAGACTTTGATTCTTGTTTCCCTGCTTCTTACTGCAGGACTCCTGTTCGCAGGCGGACAGAAAGCCGCTGAAAGCGGTGACGGTTTTTCTGGTAACTACGCCTTCGGTGGTTCCACCACCCTGGAAGGCTTCCTGAGACCCGCTATCGATGAGTTTACCAGTTTGCACCCCGGAGTAACAATCTCCTACGACGCTCCCGGCTCCTCCGCCGGCGTCAAGGGTGCCCTGGACGGGACCTATGACCTGGGAGCAGCTTCCAGGAAAATCAAGGACACCGAAAAAAGCGCCGGTGCGATTCCTGTAGTGGTAGCCCTTGATGGAGTGGCTGTTGTAGTCAATAAAGAGACGGTTACCATCGCAAACCTCAGTATGGACCAGATCAAGAAAGTATTCTCCGGAGAAGTTACCAACTGGAGTGCCCTGGGCGGTCCCAACGCAGAAATTGTTGTAGTTAACCGCGATGAAGCCTCCGGAACCCGTTCAGCCTTTGGCGACATTGCCCTGGGAGATGCAAAGTTCACTGACAAGGCGATTATTACCACCGGCAACGGAGACATGGTTGCCAAAGTCGGATCCACCCCCTATGCCATCGGCTACTGCGGCTTCGCGTACATAACCAGGGACCCCGGCATAAAAGCGGTAACCGTAGAAGGTGTAGAGCCCACCATGGAGAATGTGCTCAGCGAGACATTCCCCATCCAGCGCCCCCTGAACATGGTCCACACCGGCGACTTGGACGAAGTTGAACAGGCCTTTCTTGACTTCCTTCTCTCCGACGACGGTCAGGCTATTATAGAAGAAGAAGGTTTTATATCCATCAAGTAATTTACCCGGCAGTGACATTGGAAATGTATCTGAACCGGTTCCCTCTTAACGGGGGAGCCGTTCTTTTAACAGAACTCTAACACAACTTTTATCTCTCATTCATACAGCACAATTTATATAGACACAGTAGAAAAGCAAGGAGTGGCGGGTTTTGAACACAAGAAAAATACGGGACGAGGCTGCCAAACACCTCTTTGCCTTTTGCGCCTTTGTCTCTGTTCTGAGTGTCGTCTTTATAACCATCTTCATTTTCCTCGAAGGTCTGCCGCTTTTTGAGGTTACAGGCGTGCTGGACTTTCTTATCGGTACCGTATGGGAACCCACCGGCGATCCTGCTCATTACGGGATACTCCCCTTTATTGCCGGTTCCATCTGGGTAACCTTCGGCTCTCTGATGCTCGCCCTTCCCGTCGGACTCTCCGTTGGAATCTTCATGGCGGAATACGCCACAGGTCGTTTTGCCAACACCGTCCGCTCGGTGGTTGAGCTGCTGGCGGGGATCCCTTCGGTAATTTACGGGCTGTTCGGATATATAGCCATCGCACCGATTGTGCGCAACCTCACCCCCAGCAACACGGGTCTGGGGGTCCTGACAGCTTCCATTGTTCTGGCGATCATGGTTCTTCCGACAATAATCAACATTACTGAAGTTTCCTTACGAGCGGTTACGCCGGAGCTGAAAGAAGCATCTTTAGCCCTGGGAGCGACCCACTGGCAGACTATCGTCCATACCCTTATTCCGGCGGCACGGTCCGGAATACTGGCGGGTATCGTTCTGGGGATGGGACGATCCATCGGAGAAACCATGGCAGTCCTGATGGTGGCAGGAAACGCCGTTACAATGCCAACAAGCCCGCTTTCGCTGGCAAGAACACTGACCATGAACGTGGCCACCGATATGTCTTATGCTTCCGGCGAGCACTGGACCAGTCTTTTTACCACCGGAATGGTACTCTTTGTTTTTATTCTGATAATCAACATCTCGGTTCAGGTACTCATGAAAAAGGCCGTAAAGGACATGAAATAATGGAATTATCCCGTTCGACCCGTATAAGCAAGATGCAGGAAAGCATTGCCCGAGGCTTCGTCTGGTTTTTCGCCGGTCTTACCATTATCATTCTCGTCTGGATTGTCGGGTACATCCTCTTCCGGGGCTTCTACTCCCGGAAGTATATTCCCTACGATGTACTGCCGATCAGCGAAGAGGTAATCCCCCTTGATGGGGAGAACGGAAAAGGTCTGCGTATTATCGTCAATAAAAAGGTAAAGGTTCGGGATCTGACGGAATCCCAGTTGAACACGCTTTACTCAAAACGCAGACGGGAAAACTGGGGATTCTATACCCGACAGGACCTTGATGTTCAGCCCTTCGCCCTTCGCGGAGAAGACCCGGTTTTTGCAGCTGCTGCTGGAAAAGCCGTACTGCCTGATGAAACGGAGTTCAGCAAATACACGACCTTCGTCTCCGGCTTTGATGACATGGTCGAAATGGTAGCAAAAACCCCCGGGGCTGTCGGGTTTGTTCCTTCCGACTACAGCGGTTCCCTGGATCAGGTGAAAATTGTCCCCGTACGCAGGTTCAGCCTGATTTTCAGTCCGGATACGGTAAAGATAGAGGACAACAAAAAACTGCAGGAGCTGGATCGGGACAAACTGCAGAAGATCCTGCAAACAACCGCGCTGAACTGGCTCGAGCTTGGGGGAATCGACCTTGAGATTCACCCGGCCCTCTACCTGTATAACCCCGAATTCACCGAACAGATAGAGGATTCATATATAAACCACCCCCCTAAAGAGTCGGACATACCCATTTTTGACGACAAAGAGGAGTACTTTTATTACATTACATCCACCCCCGGATCCGTCGGCATAGCACTGTACGACGAGGTGGCTGCCAGGGAGCTGCCCACTGTTCCCTTTGTCCGAAAAGAGACCGGTCCGAATCTGACCCTCAGCTTCCTGCTGGAGGCGCCGTCCCGCTCCGGTGCGTGGGGAGGAATATCCTATATTATTCTTAATACCCTGCTGCTGATCAGCTTTACCCTTGTGTTCTCCACACCCGTCGGGGTTGCAGCAGCTATCTACCTGGTTGAATATGCCAAACAGGGTCCCATGGTCCGGCTGCTTCGTATGGGTACGGAGACCCTGGCAGGTATTCCATCCATCGTTTTCGGCCTCTTCGGCCGGATATTCTTTGTACAGATCCTCGGTTTGGGCATTGGCTTTCTTTCGGCCACCCTTACGATAACTCTGATGATTCTTCCCACAATTGTGCGTACATCCGAGGAAGCCCTTGCGTCGGTCCCCGGGACCTACAGGGAGGGTTCTCTGGCCCTGGGGGCGACAAAGCTCGACACCATTTTCAAGGTGGTTCTTCCGGCAGCCAGTCCCGGGATTCTGACCGGCATTATCCTCGGAGTAGGCCGGGTCGTGGGAGAAACCGCTGTGCTGCTTTACACCCTGGGATCCAGTTATGAACTGGTTGCAAGTCCAAGTTCACCAGCCAGAGTACTGTCTCTGCACCTGTATCTGCTGTTTTCGGAGGCTGTCTCCTTTGACCGCGCCTTTGCCACCGGCACCGTACTGATTTTTATAATTCTTATTGTTAACCGTATGACAACCAGGATGATCGGACGTATGAACCGAATGTCCGGCAAATAGAGGAGTGACTTATGGATACCAGGGTAAAAATACAATGCAGAAATCTGAATCTGTTTTATGGGGATTTTCAGGCCCTTCATGATGTTTCCATGGATATAGAACGGGAAAAGGTAACGGCGCTGATCGGTCCGTCGGGCTGCGGGAAATCGACCTTTATTCGTGCCCTGAACAGAATGAACGATATTATCGACTACGTTCATATAAGCGGGACAATCGAATATGACGGAATGAATATTTACAGGGACTACGACGTTATTGAGCTTAGAAAGAAAATAGGGATGGTCTTCCAGAAGCCTAATCCCTTTCCTATGAGTGTATTCGACAATGTTGCCTACGGCCCCCGACTGCACGGAATAAAAGATAAAAACAGGCTGGAGGAGATCGTGGAAACCTCCCTGCGACAGGCGGCAATCTGGGACGAAATCAAGGACAGGCTCCACAAACCCGCCCTCGGAATTTCCGGTGGACAGCAGCAGCGGCTGTGCATTGCCCGCACCCTGTCCGTGAACCCGGATGTAGTACTGATGGACGAA from Marispirochaeta sp. encodes the following:
- the murG gene encoding undecaprenyldiphospho-muramoylpentapeptide beta-N-acetylglucosaminyltransferase; the protein is MSTRSRKLLVFTGGGTGGHVYPGLAIIEGLVSERKVSSEEICWIGSNKGMERDILAKHDISFFAVPSGKFRRYFSLRNVTDLFLIFLALIKSLVFMLKRRPALLFSKGGYVSVPPVIAARICRIPVITHESDLDPGLATRINARFADRVCVSYKETMKFFPSSAAHKIVVTGNPIRPAVLTGNRDAGRRVFGLPGEKPLVFVIGGSLGARQINQLMAEVIDDILPHAEVLHQTGGGNGSDNPRPGYVRREYIHNEMPHVLAAADIVITRAGAGTLWECGTLGKAMVLIPLGTEGSRGDQLRNSRYFEDAGAALVLSDENAAPAALRAAVLDLVASRETRLRMGEAAQKITGNTGVQACGDLIHEFLQDCGS
- the pstB gene encoding phosphate ABC transporter ATP-binding protein PstB, whose product is MDTRVKIQCRNLNLFYGDFQALHDVSMDIEREKVTALIGPSGCGKSTFIRALNRMNDIIDYVHISGTIEYDGMNIYRDYDVIELRKKIGMVFQKPNPFPMSVFDNVAYGPRLHGIKDKNRLEEIVETSLRQAAIWDEIKDRLHKPALGISGGQQQRLCIARTLSVNPDVVLMDEPTSALDPISTSRIEDLIDELKQRYTIVIVTHNMQQAGRISDYTAFFLNGVIEEFGTTGQIFFNPGNHQTEAYITGKFG
- the pstA gene encoding phosphate ABC transporter permease PstA; the encoded protein is MELSRSTRISKMQESIARGFVWFFAGLTIIILVWIVGYILFRGFYSRKYIPYDVLPISEEVIPLDGENGKGLRIIVNKKVKVRDLTESQLNTLYSKRRRENWGFYTRQDLDVQPFALRGEDPVFAAAAGKAVLPDETEFSKYTTFVSGFDDMVEMVAKTPGAVGFVPSDYSGSLDQVKIVPVRRFSLIFSPDTVKIEDNKKLQELDRDKLQKILQTTALNWLELGGIDLEIHPALYLYNPEFTEQIEDSYINHPPKESDIPIFDDKEEYFYYITSTPGSVGIALYDEVAARELPTVPFVRKETGPNLTLSFLLEAPSRSGAWGGISYIILNTLLLISFTLVFSTPVGVAAAIYLVEYAKQGPMVRLLRMGTETLAGIPSIVFGLFGRIFFVQILGLGIGFLSATLTITLMILPTIVRTSEEALASVPGTYREGSLALGATKLDTIFKVVLPAASPGILTGIILGVGRVVGETAVLLYTLGSSYELVASPSSPARVLSLHLYLLFSEAVSFDRAFATGTVLIFIILIVNRMTTRMIGRMNRMSGK
- a CDS encoding phosphate ABC transporter substrate-binding protein, with the protein product MKKTLILVSLLLTAGLLFAGGQKAAESGDGFSGNYAFGGSTTLEGFLRPAIDEFTSLHPGVTISYDAPGSSAGVKGALDGTYDLGAASRKIKDTEKSAGAIPVVVALDGVAVVVNKETVTIANLSMDQIKKVFSGEVTNWSALGGPNAEIVVVNRDEASGTRSAFGDIALGDAKFTDKAIITTGNGDMVAKVGSTPYAIGYCGFAYITRDPGIKAVTVEGVEPTMENVLSETFPIQRPLNMVHTGDLDEVEQAFLDFLLSDDGQAIIEEEGFISIK
- the pstC gene encoding phosphate ABC transporter permease subunit PstC, yielding MNTRKIRDEAAKHLFAFCAFVSVLSVVFITIFIFLEGLPLFEVTGVLDFLIGTVWEPTGDPAHYGILPFIAGSIWVTFGSLMLALPVGLSVGIFMAEYATGRFANTVRSVVELLAGIPSVIYGLFGYIAIAPIVRNLTPSNTGLGVLTASIVLAIMVLPTIINITEVSLRAVTPELKEASLALGATHWQTIVHTLIPAARSGILAGIVLGMGRSIGETMAVLMVAGNAVTMPTSPLSLARTLTMNVATDMSYASGEHWTSLFTTGMVLFVFILIINISVQVLMKKAVKDMK